The DNA window gtaactctatgtaactcaatgtaatgtaaaataaacataaatactccttaatgttaagtaactCTGAAATTATTACTTACTCAAGTTATAAatattacagttacacagaaaaaaaagtctgtttctctgttataacaaattcttttaatttgtcagattatggttcaatcaaggatcaaacgatccaagagaataaagaaaataacgtcaaacacaagttaagacattaacttggttcaaaatgtttttgtcaaagttaaaatggggttaattactgcattgtggacAAAATTAAtgttggtcaaagcacacttttgagctatttatttttagacactctgaccttttgtgctctcgcgggccacatcaAATGATGCGGcgagccacatttggcccccggacCTTGGGTTTTCTACATGTGGCTTAGAATGATGCATATGACCCAAAGAAACATGGAACCGAAGCGGTAATGGTAAAGTCAAACCCGCTGCCTGACGCCGTGTCCTACCTGTATTTGGGATGCGTGATGGCGTATATGATGGGGTTGTAGATTGCAGATGCTTTGGCGATCACAGCGGGAACGGAGTTCATGTAGGGAGTCAACATGTGGGCGTACCTGCGGAAAAAGAGGGAAAAGAGACGCATTCATGCAAACGGGTCTCCTGTACAGGATTTACATACGTGTGGAGACACGTTTCTGTTGGACCGGTCGATTGTCATATCAGTCACGACTTCCAACACCTACCCGGCGAATGCGGTGAGTGCGGCGCAAGAATAGGGTGCCCAGgagaacacaaacagcagaaTAACGATGAGTGCAATCTTTGCCATCTTCCATTCGCTCCTCATCTTGTGGAACCTCTTTACAGAATCTCTGTTTCCATCACAGCTGATCTTTGTGATGGCTCTGTCAAGCACCAACACACGGTTAGAAAACGTTCtgtttgcattcattcatttgtattttaacaGTTGCTCtaattttgttttcacatcGACTAAGAAATAATCCTCCAGCGCTGCTGTCCTCACCGCCCACACAGGCAGAGCGCTTTGATTGAGCAGGACATCAGTGGAAAATCGATAGAAAGGCTATCCAGACGCACAATGCACACCGTTGCGTCACACACCGTAAGGCTTTTGCGATGCATAGGAACGTCAGGTACCAACCGTGTTGTGTGTCGAATAGCTCTGAAGATGCAGCAGTagctgaagatgatgatggagagagggatgaagaagacaaatgTGAAGAGCAGCATGGTGTAGGAGCGGACGGAAGGGGTGAAGGTCATGTAGTCCCAGGAACACGAGGTCATCAGGCCTTCTGGAACGTAAGCGCCTGCGGAAGATCACACACACTTTAGTTGTGGCTTCACACACCTCCACGACTTCTGACAAGTCATTACTGCAGGTCCTGCAGCTGTTTCCTCTCCACCTGAGACGCCTGTTAAACACGGCTCCATCTTTTTGCCGTATTACAGCGTAGCCCAGATTAAGAAAGATGAATTTTGCATTCTCTTTCTTGACATTCCAGTTGTCACGCTTCATCACGTCGCCGTATTGCAAAATCCTGCATTCCATGACGATAACATCGCAAAACAAAAGTTGTGATTGTGAGTAcgggagaggaacacagaatcATCCTTGGTGGACTGGATTGAAACCAGAGGCCAGGCCGATCGGCGGTGATTGTGAATTCAATGTCGTGTTTCAGTGGTGAGCTTCACCACTGAAACACACGACTGTAAACCACATTTTGTTTGCAGATGATTGCATTTATTGTAGATTTTTACAACGTGTCCTAACTGCTTTGGAATGGAGGCTGAAAACCTTTTAGAATAAACACAATGTGACCAGATAGCCCAATTACCCACCGGAAGAGTTAATCccgattttctttttgttaaaaaacaataaGATGATAATTTTCTCGCCTTCTTGTTAACTAGAGTGCCACTCAAGTCTTGCAAATTCCtcacccagggtttcttttaaGGGGCCATTCACTTAATGCCAGTTTTAttctaaaatggaaaacatgagTCACTTTATGACGGAAGGCATTTTGGGGattgaaaatgcaaacaaatgtaaGTTCCAGAGAGTTATCCTTTTAAAAAGGAATCAATTTCATCTCTCAAAGTCGAACTCTGTGTTTTAATTATGCAAATGTTGTTAAATCAGGTGGATTTTCGTTTCGTCCATTTCTGATTTCGTCCATTTCTGACTCAGAAAATTGAGTAATTTCTCAAACATCAAAGTTGCTATATTAAAGTGAAACATATCCATGATCCAGATGTGCACCAAAATGTAATTGCTGCTCTGGACAAACACATCCTCCCATTGGGAAATAGATTTAACAGTTTTTACATCATACTgctgacaaaccaacaaactAACCCTAATGTCCTTCGCGCCGATAAATATTAAGAGACACCCGGgaggtgatttttttaatgctgcatGCACTGAAACCTGGGAAACCGCTCGCCTTAAAATGACATCTGCTGACAGCTAGAGATCATCAAAACAAGCTGTCAGTGTCAAATCTCTGAAATCTGAGTGGAAGCGCCTCAGAGTTTTTAGGAGTCGTTGCGTCCTTGTCATGAAATAGACCTGGAAATACAGTAAAGCTGAAGATGTAGTGTTTACTTCGATCAGTCCAAATGTGGCTCTATTGCTTTGGATATCAACTCAGGCTGTAACAGCTGATTGCTGCTGGGCTGAATGTCGCTGCACGccagagaaaaatgaaaatctctCCCGGAtgtaccatcatcatcaccatgatgCTGCCATCACTGCTAATAGCAACCTTTAGCTGATTGTAGGGCTGAGGCTGTATCATACAAATGTATGCTGTGTTCCTTTGTGAAcacccacccccaaccccccttgGAAGGCTCAGGCTTTAATATATGACCGAAGGGCTCCATGTGCAGAATCCATCAGATGTCACAGCTGAAGATTTCTTCTGTAGTTTCTGTATTGAAAAACCAACACTCACGGTGTTTGGCATGCAAACTGCAGGGATctactgcaaacacacacacacacacacacacacacacacacacacacacacacacacacacacacacacacacacacacacacacacacacacacacacacacacacatacacacttgtaAATATAATACAACAGCACTCTCCGACAAACACTCCCTTTTTTTCAGGCATTAAAGGAAGCAATAAGTCACCTTTACTGCTTGTTGTGTTAGGgtgttatggggggggggtccaaatGCCAAGAGACTTATGAGTCTGCAACAGGTTAGATGAAGGGTAACTGCAGCAGTGAAGATAAGGGTCCAGGAGACTGTCCTGTTGCTATTGATTGAATAAAAGCACTATCCTTCCAGACCTCTGAACCTGTGGTGTaatccctccccctcccccccgccaATAGTTAAAGTTTCATTCAAGGAAAGAAACGAAAAGTCACAGAATACATGTTACCTATAGGGTCTAAATAAGACATAATGGTGATGTTATAACTACCTCTAGAAAATAATCCCCGagttttcattttgtcattgaTCACATATGTTAAACACATATTGGTTGGTTGCATTAAtcaatatttactgtatacgtaagacacacaaatatatcAACAGGCCTGGCATCTCAGGGCCGCTGATTAATTGATTTGATCTTTAATTCTGCAGAACAGAACTTCTATCGTCAATGAGGGTTTGACTCCGTCAGAAGTTCCGCTGCCCCGCGAGGTTCCCCAGGCATCTATGATCGATCCTCTACAGTTCTCTGCCCAACACAGACAGTAGCTGTGCTCATTACATCATCCACTAACTTGAAAGTCATGAGTTTGACTAATTTACAACTCAGAGCACAATGACAGTTTTAAATAGGTTCTGTTTCCACACATCTTTAACATCTTTCATTTCTTGTCCTGTTTGGAAAGACCTCTGGTAGGAAAAGTCCTGAGAACAGTTCGCCATGCAGTTTCATTTAgactgaactttaaaaaaagcaatCTTTTGTTCAGTTCAGGGAGTTTAAATACCACCTCTCTAAGTCTCGTCTGGCAGGAAGACCTGCAGGACTCAGTACCACCAGCCAATGGAAATAACCGATGACAGCCGGTGTCCATAACAACGAATTGCATCGAGTTCAATGCTGGAAAAAAGTAGAATGAAGTTGTGCTAACTTAATTGAATCTGACTGGCTCACACCGACctggactctttttttttacggGGTCACGTAGAAGGAAGGAAAAGATTCAAAAAGACAAGCAGGCAAAAGTGAAACTAGTGTTGTCAGCTACAAGCAAACACCAGCTGATCCGTCTGCTGATAAGGGATATTAAATAAAGTGCATTTGGCGTTAGGTCACATCTATTGATATAAGAGCTGCAAGAACTGGCTGAGAGACCAACGAAGACGGAGCCCAAAAAATTGAGCAGCTCAGAAGGACCTCATCCATCAGCTGCAGTGACTCCCAGTAGGCTCACATCTTCCCTATAGGGACAGTCTGACCCATGTTACATATATAAGATCTGGAGGGATACCAAAATCTTTAAATCACAACTGTAGGATCACTAAAAAGTACACTCAGGTGTTATTTTCATTCTTCCAGCTCCATTTTTTACCCTACAGCAGCAAAATAGAGGTCATGTAATTGGATTCTTCAGGTCCAAatcacctggaccaacaaccttctgaacattttaaaatcagtttaacaGTTTAACGCAATTACTATCAGAAAAAGGTTGGAACATTCTTTGGCCTCCTGGATGGAGGCAGTGTCGGTGTTGTACTCACTCCACCCGAAGAAGGGGGGCAGACTCCACCCCATGGAGTAGACCCAGGCAGCCGCCACGATGCTCAGGGCTTTCTTGCGAGACATCACCCCCAGGGAGGCCAGAGGCCTGGTGATCACCACATACCGGTCCACTGCAATCACCATTAACGTCATCATGCTGCAAATACCAAAAAGTGCTCCACAGAAGGCATACAACTCAcagcctgcaggaggagaggTGAGGGAAGGGAGGGTGGGGTGGGAGAGGGAGCAGCAGGGGTGAGAAAGGTCAAATATGTTTCTTGCATTTGAAGGTAAGTGAATTTTCTGGCAGCTCTTGAACAACAGCTGGAAATACTGGAACCGACTGTTTCTCAACTCGGTTTTATCGACGGGTTTAAATTAAGCGTCCTACCCAGGGATTGCGTCACGTGAAGATCTGCCTCACATGGTGTCAAATTTGACGCACGTTTGAAAGTTATCGATTGAGATCCCGCCGAAAAGCATCAGTGTTGTTTTCATCCGTTGGCTGTTCAAGCTAATGATGCCAGCGTGACAAAATCAGGAGGGCAAAATCATTTTAGATGGAATAAAATCATGAGCAAACAGCTGATCCCACTCAGAGAATGCTGTCTAGTTAATATTATCATGATTCCCTTTGAATCCTGGTCACTTAGATATTAAATCCATCAGATTAAACTAAAATAACCCAAAAAAACTAGATGGTAACTGAAAGAAACAGAGCTGAATTTGGACCATGTTATGTTCATAGTCCACTTTAATCTGCCTGGTTATAACAGGGATTAGAAAGACACACATGCGTCACTTACGACCTGATTCAAAGAGGCCCTGCCCCCCCCAAGCacagaagaacaaaacacatCAAAGAAACCTCAGGAGCCCTCGAATAGCCTCGTGTTTGACTCTGACGATATTCATTAAGATGAAGTCtgctggaagagaaggaagaaCTACGATTGCCTGTCTCTTCTGAGCCCTGATTGGATAAGAAGGGAACACGCCCATCTGCTTCCAGTTAATGGAGAGCCGCCACGCCCTGCACAACAGGTGACGTGAGCATCCGTCCAATCAACTGAGAGGGAATTTAGAGAGTGGCCTATGAAGAGCATGGAAAGGGGAGTAAGTACTAAATAAATGTGGAAGAATCCATATGATTTGGATCAATCTTTGGATTtggatcaatcaataaatcaatcaataaaagaTGATggacttgtaaaaaaaaaaaaacggaggaggaggatggatggaggaagagtgtgaaGGTGACGGTGAAGGTGAGCGAGGAGTCAAGATGTGAGGTGACGACAGGCAGCGGTGTGATTGCAACTTTGCACCATTAGTGTTTAATTATAAGACATTAAATAGTGTTTAAACGTCTCATAAACGCTCCTGATGTAGAAGCGTCTGCACACTGCGAAAGGTTTCACTCACTCCAGCGGTTTCTACCGTGTTCCTGTGTTCCGAGCTGCGTTCTCCTTTGTTATTATGCAAAACGCATCCATAATGCATGAGGAAACCCAATGCGTACATTCATGCACACTTGCAGACATATGTGTTGAGCTGTACTCacatataaaacaaacactCTGTCATCGAGTTATCAGCTGCTGTCCCTTCAGGCCCAGAGAGTGTAATTACCCCGGACCCGTCACACATGAACTCACAGCGAGAGGACGGCGTAAAGGAACTCGGGCAATTCATCCTACATAACAAGGCGTGTGCGTCCCTCACCAgaactgtctgtgtgtgtttgacaggcCATGCTAACTCGCTAATGAACTCCAGATTGGCTTCCATTAGAAGATCAGAAGGTGGGGAGCAGAAGTTCAGCAGACTGGGTTCATGTAAAAATTCTAAGAAATGTAAAGGTCAGTGAAAAGAAGTCCTGCAATGATTTATGGAAACGAAAATGAAGATGTtgcagcaacttttttttttgcacgtgGCAGACGAGGAAACGACCAAGCAGAGCGATTTCTCTCAAAAAAGCAGCGCCGAGCCGGTCGATATCCGACTCACAACCAGGCTGATTGTTTATCCCATTCACTTGTGCGGTTAAATAATTATTCTTGCAAAAACAGGCCGTATTTCTTTCTCCTGATAAATTCCTATCCTCGCTTCTCATCCATATATCTTTTCTGAAACAGGGTTGACggagaaaaatgagaaataaaggCAGCGCTTTCTAGGTTGCTGGGGGTTGGAGGTGATTGGAGAGAGAAGGTGAGGGTCCTCGCGAGAGATCTAACGGTGATCCTGTCTTCATCAAGGTCAGTAGAAGTCCTGAAGGAAAACGCAACGCTATCAGTGTTTGATCAGCAGAAGGTGGATTCTCTTTTACCAGCTCGGTATCTCTGGCCCCAGTGGGTTTCACATCCATGCACATTGCAgtgcaacccccccaccacctatCCTACCAACCCCACCACCATCCCCAACGAATGGACTAATGTAAAGCATGGCGACAGACGGGCGTGTGATCAATGAGACACGACACAGGTAGCCTTTGTGCTTCGCACTAAAGAAGGGAAGCctgataagtgtgtgtgtgtgtgtgtgtgtgtgtgtgtgtgtgtacagaataTTAATTGAACAGTACGTCACActcaaaagacagaaagataACGGTCCCTGTCAGAGTCAGCGTGTATTGATGTAAACGTAAGTGCAGGAATGTTCCAGATGTATTTGTCCGTGTTCAGGTGTTGAGATGTTCAGGTGTTTAGATGTTAAAGTCGTGGGCATGCCTCACCCTTCTTTCCAAAGATCCATCTCTTGTGCATGCTGGTGATGAAGAACGTGGGCGTCTGGGTGAAGCACATGAAGAAGTCCGTCACTGCCAggttgatgatgaagatgttggATGGCGTCCGTAAGCTCCGGCTCCTGTAGGAACACGGGACACAGCTGTCAGCACTCTCCTCATTGGACAGTCCCACCGAGGGTCGTCTCATTGTCGGATGCATTatgatcagacacacacacacacacacacacacacacacacacacacacacatcacaacaAGTACCTGCAGAAAGCATATATGACCAGGAAGTTTCCCAGCATGCCCGTGATGCCCACGACTAGGATGACTACGCCGATGGTGTAGTGAGCGTGGTCCGGGACGTCCACCGTGGGAAACGGGTGGTTGGGAACCATGGTGCCCTGGAGGAGGAGTCACAGGAAGGAAGAGCAGGTGAGGGGGTCATCCCTACcactgtgatgatgtcaccatggtGACATCACTTTACTGTCATTAAAGTCTGCTGACCAGAATTCTTTCTTCTTAataagttatttatttaataagttatttaacattaaggagtagttaaatttattttacattacatttagttacatttagaagttacatctggccctttgaggacagctgttatgctgatgtggcacTCTGCGAaaggagtttgacacccctaGACTCCAGGGGGTtgttggtgatggtggtggtggtggtggggggggcacatcttcttcattcttcttcatttgCTTCTCTGCTAATCTGGCTTCACGTCTCAAGCCAACCTGTTCCCAGGAGTCAGGTGAACGCGCCAACCTGTGGGAATGAGCCGGAAACTTTCCAATTTTCCTCACTGACTGCACGACAAAAGAGGGACTCTTCTTGGAAAAAACACTCTAGAATAACGATTTttaatctaaaaaacaaaaaggtgcaACTCCCTAAAGAGCCGGTTTTGTCGATATGAGGCTTTCAATTCACGGCAATTTCTGAGAGGCCGTTTCCCTTCAGTGTATTTACACTTccctttgttgtgtttcttccagtaggatgcacacacacaaacgcacacacacacacacacacacacacacacacacacgtcacctATCATCAAAACCCGCCACCCCCTTTAAACACACATGTTGTGTGGAGTCCGACATCTGTTCCAGGTGTCCTCCTCTCGTCCGGCTCCTGTTACTGACACGACGACTTCTGAACGGCAATGTGGGGGGGGACGGCGGGGGGGTTGCATAAGAAAAAGAGTGTAAAGGTTAATGGGATGTTACAGAAACTAAAGGTGATGTGCAGATGTGACATGTGTGCGTGGAATGTAAACATGCGTCTAGTATGACCTGTCATCCATGATGATGATCACGCTCCagtccccccctccctccatgtTAAATCCCTCCATCGGTggggttcctcctcttccctgccagtctgccactcttccCTTTCCCAT is part of the Antennarius striatus isolate MH-2024 chromosome 21, ASM4005453v1, whole genome shotgun sequence genome and encodes:
- the LOC137588236 gene encoding melanopsin-A-like isoform X3, which produces MVPNHPFPTVDVPDHAHYTIGVVILVVGITGMLGNFLVIYAFCRSRSLRTPSNIFIINLAVTDFFMCFTQTPTFFITSMHKRWIFGKKGCELYAFCGALFGICSMMTLMVIAVDRYVVITRPLASLGVMSRKKALSIVAAAWVYSMGWSLPPFFGWSAYVPEGLMTSCSWDYMTFTPSVRSYTMLLFTFVFFIPLSIIIFSYCCIFRAIRHTTRAITKISCDGNRDSVKRFHKMRSEWKMAKIALIVILLFVFSWAPYSCAALTAFAGYAHMLTPYMNSVPAVIAKASAIYNPIIYAITHPKYRSALSKYIPYLGVLLCVTGRDRFSSSSFMSTRRSTLTSQSESKSHSKPRHSSLSDSESARFSDMEEDCSSRTMVSRQLSIDVKHMRHSSQRSKVRGHNMGDFEKTAPEPAICILSQMTTRTTPEDISMSDFGVQSTSHLPAPLEVAAEELGAKTKTSAVIVTSISSPSILHSPPGFHGNLKMAKTYSHVAKEPLDITRLQTTVLP
- the LOC137588236 gene encoding melanopsin-A-like isoform X1 gives rise to the protein MDSRLLIGPGIPTPDPTARAPWYVSSISPHRLVKLSPVATAGTMVPNHPFPTVDVPDHAHYTIGVVILVVGITGMLGNFLVIYAFCRSRSLRTPSNIFIINLAVTDFFMCFTQTPTFFITSMHKRWIFGKKGCELYAFCGALFGICSMMTLMVIAVDRYVVITRPLASLGVMSRKKALSIVAAAWVYSMGWSLPPFFGWSAYVPEGLMTSCSWDYMTFTPSVRSYTMLLFTFVFFIPLSIIIFSYCCIFRAIRHTTRAITKISCDGNRDSVKRFHKMRSEWKMAKIALIVILLFVFSWAPYSCAALTAFAGYAHMLTPYMNSVPAVIAKASAIYNPIIYAITHPKYRSALSKYIPYLGVLLCVTGRDRFSSSSFMSTRRSTLTSQSESKSHSKPRHSSLSDSESARFSDMEEDCSSRTMVSRQLSIDVKHMRHSSQRSKVRGHNMGDFEKTAPEPAICILSQMTTRTTPEDISMSDFGVQSTSHLPAPLEVAAEELGAKTKTSAVIVTSISSPSILHSPPGFHGNLKMAKTYSHVAKEPLDITRLQTTVLP
- the LOC137588236 gene encoding melanopsin-A-like isoform X2, with the protein product MWGWFAGAWMSEELPLHAFGATPLEGTMVPNHPFPTVDVPDHAHYTIGVVILVVGITGMLGNFLVIYAFCRSRSLRTPSNIFIINLAVTDFFMCFTQTPTFFITSMHKRWIFGKKGCELYAFCGALFGICSMMTLMVIAVDRYVVITRPLASLGVMSRKKALSIVAAAWVYSMGWSLPPFFGWSAYVPEGLMTSCSWDYMTFTPSVRSYTMLLFTFVFFIPLSIIIFSYCCIFRAIRHTTRAITKISCDGNRDSVKRFHKMRSEWKMAKIALIVILLFVFSWAPYSCAALTAFAGYAHMLTPYMNSVPAVIAKASAIYNPIIYAITHPKYRSALSKYIPYLGVLLCVTGRDRFSSSSFMSTRRSTLTSQSESKSHSKPRHSSLSDSESARFSDMEEDCSSRTMVSRQLSIDVKHMRHSSQRSKVRGHNMGDFEKTAPEPAICILSQMTTRTTPEDISMSDFGVQSTSHLPAPLEVAAEELGAKTKTSAVIVTSISSPSILHSPPGFHGNLKMAKTYSHVAKEPLDITRLQTTVLP